One genomic segment of Theobroma cacao cultivar B97-61/B2 chromosome 6, Criollo_cocoa_genome_V2, whole genome shotgun sequence includes these proteins:
- the LOC18596430 gene encoding uncharacterized protein LOC18596430 isoform X1 — translation MICICKEVSFLLWKSEGKKDRGSRQEVHIHSWLKMHVLVSKMDDAEQNSVFGSCPEFGAIFISNNSTKKECLRRKIFALPSSQYHFVKQVKAGMILFLFEFERRELHGVFQACSDGAMNILPHAFSSSGKEFPAQVKVNPMWNCLPLSENEFRDAIRENYFSRYKFNFGLSEDQVRRLLLLFSFKRLKDQAPQRQLPRSKVAARPSVYSTRKLRRVVDNDRSLMRNQVLGECDVDNNHRPVISTKHHGDSFYNDDRATDDGGFGTYMDVGDKHKASAFLNECFQDHMGKVGGNIDAGECTTNDGLEIERNTGIELQPEVSVGYSLCNFRSFSNDVRFAKSDRLETECYKDDGFASTISTTYPSSFQSKVNPHACPSKHVLEADSYVHDPTRPSSTFRPSMELQNPNVSYPRTYEDSIVTTALPYDPDVPSINYQGPSSLGFNQGPSSLGFNQGHASFQEYSSHDSFVANVFGFSKNQLFPSLLETNTTITVDVNSGSMDFIPLPYSNQYEHSSRTSLPRHAYSDDIAAEYSKNECSDDVSFLKPSLAPIPSSEIRNNVRMSTQPSSYGTSLIKFPSLMFSSRYPTLLQARHDCQVPECENNAGFGNDVSMFKEYRHHGDSFYNENKAIEDGTFATYNYVECEHKEGQYPLHVHEPANIDYHEVSSLNPAAYQNSECLYPDHRKKRGSVFSRLALPPKVCEQESNTSPGTADINRSTSVNEVMDMLHRSHKHWRKTRTKQLVQQHDNAASFRDKKQAAKKESLAMISKEMNLKPAPFSKENSSQKTEETTFVDFRRRRVVRKNLEDGKTGNHCESLENKSASASQSKRRKLIRPNFCENESFERGISGDSPENLIPSSVGCSVSKNAVSIKASVCHENEDDISQNVKLPNAMCQTAVEGNIDKGSDSNSEQFSMESLIALRSADEDGKESSQNHGISSMTSVSCGDMRKEIEQDLSNRDLGMDGLFQERNNVSHSNHESSPKICEDNDGSGVAKSELLHNIEQINHI, via the exons atgatatGCATTTGTAAAGAAGTGTCTTTCTTGCTTTGGAAAAGTGAGGGGAAGAAAGACAGGGGAAGCAGACAAGAGGTTCATATTCATTCTTGGCTGAAGATG CATGTCCTTGTGAGCAAAATGGATGATGCGGAGCAGAATAGTGTGTTTGGAAGTTGTCCAGAGTTTGGTGCAATCTTCATTTCAAACAATTCAACCAAAAAAGAAtgtttaagaagaaaaatttttgcCCTCCCATCTTCGCAATACCACTTTGTGAAACAAGTTAAAGCTGGGATGATTCTATTCCTGTTTGAATTTGAGAGGAGAGAACTTCATGGTGTCTTTCAAGCATGCTCTGACGGTGCAATGAATATTCTGCCTCATGCATTCAGTTCATCAGGGAAGGAATTCCCTGCACAG GTAAAAGTCAACCCTATGTGGAATTGTCTGCCACTTTCAGAAAATGAATTTCGTGATGCTATCagagaaaactatttttccaGATACAAGTTTAACTTTGGACTGTCTGAAGATCAG GTTAGGAGGCTTCTATTATTGTTCAGTTTTAAGAGGTTGAAAGATCAGGCACCTCAGAGACAGTTGCCCAGAAGTAAAGTTGCTGCAAGGCCAAGTGTGTACTCTACAAGAAAACTTAGAAGAGTAGTTGATAATGATAGGTCTCTAATGAGAAACCAGGTTCTGGGCGAATGTGATGTGGACAACAATCACAGACCAGTTATTTCAACTAAGCACCATGGGGACTCTTTCTATAATGATGACAGAGCAACAGATGATGGTGGATTTGGAACATACATGGACGTGGGAGATAAGCATAAAGCAAGTGCCTTCTTAAATGAGTGTTTTCAGGATCATATGGGTAAAGTTGGAGGGAACATCGATGCCGGTGAATGCACCACAAATGATGGGTTGGAGATTGAACGGAATACTGGCATTGAGCTTCAACCCGAGGTTTCAGTTGGGTATTCTTTATGTAATTTCAGAAGCTTTTCCAATGATGTAAGGTTTGCGAAGAGTGATAGGCTTGAAACAGAATGTTATAAGGATGATGGTTTTGCTTCAACCATCTCAACAACATATCCTAGTTCTTTTCAATCTAAAGTTAATCCACATGCATGTCCTAGCAAACATGTTCTTGAAGCAGATTCATATGTTCATGACCCAACTAGACCATCCTCAACATTCCGCCCCTCAATGGAGCTGCAAAACCCTAATGTTAGTTATCCACGGACTTATGAAGATTCTATTGTTACAACTGCTCTTCCTTATGACCCCGATGTCCCTAGTATCAATTATCAGGGCCCCTCATCCTTGGGGTTCAATCAGGGCCCCTCATCCTTGGGGTTCAATCAGGGCCATGCTTCATTTCAAGAATATTCTAGTCATGATAGTTTTGTTGCTaatgtttttggtttttccaAGAATCAATTATTTCCTTCATTGTTAGAGACTAACACAACCATAACCGTTGATGTCAACTCTGGTTCTATGGATTTCATTCCATTGCCCTATTCTAATCAGTATGAACACTCCAGCAGGACTAGCCTGCCCAGACATGCCTATTCTGATGACATAGCAGCTGAATACTCTAAAAATGAATGCTCTGATGATGTTTCCTTTCTGAAGCCCTCTTTAGCACCTATTCCTTCTTCTGAAATTAGAAATAATGTCAGGATGAGTACGCAGCCATCATCTTATGGAACCAGTCTTATCAAGTTTCCTTCTCTTATGTTTTCTAGCAGGTATCCTACATTATTACAAGCGAGACATGATTGTCAAGTGCCAGAGTGTGAAAATAATGCAGGATTTGGAAATGATGTTTCTATGTTTAAAGAGTACCGGCACCATGGGGACTCTTTCTATAATGAGAACAAAGCAATTGAGGATGGCACATTTGCAACATACAATTATGTGGAATGTGAGCATAAAGAGGGCCAGTACCCGCTGCACGTTCATGAACCTGCAAACATAGACTACCATGAAGTTTCTTCTTTGAATCCTGCTGCATATCAGAATTCTGAATGCTTATATCCAGATCACCGGAAGAAAAGGGGCAGTGTGTTTTCTCGCTTAGCTTTGCCTCCTAAAGTATGTGAACAAGAAAGTAACACCTCTCCTGGCACTGCTGACATCAATAGGAGTACTTCAGTGAATGAAGTCATGGACATGCTGCACCGTAGCCACAAGCATTGGAGGAAGACAAGAACTAAACAGTTAGTCCAGCAACATGATAATGCTGCCAGCTTTAGGGATAAAAAACAGGCTGCCAAGAAGGAAAGCTTGGCTATGATCTCAAAGGAGATGAACCTGAAGCCTGCCCCATTCAGCAAGGAGAATAGCAGCCAAAAAACTGAAGAGACAACTTTTGTGGATTTCAGACGTCGTCGTGTGGTGAGAAAGAACCTTGAAGATGGTAAGACTggaaaccattgtgaaagtcTGGAGAACAAGAGTGCATCAGCTTCACAAAGTAAAAGGAGAAAATTGATTAGGCCAAACTTCTGTGAGAATGAGTCATTTGAGAGGGGCATATCAGGTGATTCTCCAGAAAATTTAATACCATCCTCAGTAGGATGTTCTGTCAGTAAAAATGCTGTAAGTATTAAGGCTTCTGTTTGCCACGAAAATGAAGATGATATATCACAAAATGTTAAATTGCCAAATGCGATGTGCCAGACTGCTGTTGAAGGCAACATTGACAAGGGAAGTGACTCAAACTCAGAACAATTCAGTATGGAAAGCTTAATTGCCCTGAGAAGTGCCGATGAAGATGGAAAAGAATCATCACAAAATCATGGCATCTCAAGTATGACTTCAGTGTCTTGTGGGGACATGCGTAAAGAAATTGAGCAAGATTTGAGTAATAGAGATTTAGGGATGGATGGATTGTTCCAAGAGCGCAATAATGTGAGCCATTCCAATCATGAGTCATCTCCAAAAATTTGTGAAGACAATGATGGTAGTGGAGTTGCAAAGAGTGAGTTGTTGCACAATATTGAACAGATCAATCACATCTAA
- the LOC18596431 gene encoding proteasome subunit alpha type-2-A: MGDSQYSFSLTTFSPSGKLVQIEHALTAVGSGQTSLGIKAANGVVIATEKKLPSILVDEISVQKIQCLTPNIGVVYSGMGPDFRVLVRKSRKQAEQYHRLYKEPIPVTQLVRETAAVMQEFTQSGGVRPFGVSLLVAGYDDNGPQLYQVDPSGSYFSWKASAMGKNVSNAKTFLEKRYTDDMELDDAVHTAILTLKEGFEGQISGKNIEIGIIGTDKKFRVLTPAEIDDYLAEVE, encoded by the exons ATGGGTGACAGTCAATATTCCTTTTCTCTCACAACATTCAG TCCTTCAGGAAAGCTAGTTCAGATCGAGCACGCCTTGACGGCGGTCGGGTCGGGTCAAACATCTCTTGGAATCAAag CTGCTAATGGGGTTGTTATTGCTACCGAGAAGAAATTGCCTTCAATCTTGGTTGATGAAATCTCT GTTCAGAAAATACAGTGTCTGACGCCAAATATTGGAGTTGTTTACAG TGGTATGGGTCCTGATTTTCGAGTTTTGGTTCGGAAAAGTAGGAAGCAGGCAGAACAATATCATAGGTTGTATAAG GAACCAATTCCAGTAACACAACTTGTAAGGGAAACTGCAGCTGTTATGCAGGAGTTTACACAGTCTGG CGGTGTAAGGCCTTTTGGCGTATCTCTACTGGTTGCTGGATATGATGACAATGGTCCACAATTGTATCAG GTGGATCCATCTGGTTCCTATTTCTCATGGAAAGCCTCGGCAATGGGGAAAAATGTCTCTAATGCAAAAACATTTCTTGAGAAGAG GTACACTGATGATATGGAGCTTGATGATGCTGTGCATACTGCGATTTTGACTCTTAAGGAGGG ATTTGAAGGACAAATCTCAGGGAAAAACATTGAAATTGGGATTATTGGAACTGACAAAAAATTCAG GGTACTAACCCCAGCTGAAATTGACGATTATTTGGCCGAAGTCGAGTAA
- the LOC18596430 gene encoding uncharacterized protein LOC18596430 isoform X3, which translates to MDDAEQNSVFGSCPEFGAIFISNNSTKKECLRRKIFALPSSQYHFVKQVKAGMILFLFEFERRELHGVFQACSDGAMNILPHAFSSSGKEFPAQVKVNPMWNCLPLSENEFRDAIRENYFSRYKFNFGLSEDQVRRLLLLFSFKRLKDQAPQRQLPRSKVAARPSVYSTRKLRRVVDNDRSLMRNQVLGECDVDNNHRPVISTKHHGDSFYNDDRATDDGGFGTYMDVGDKHKASAFLNECFQDHMGKVGGNIDAGECTTNDGLEIERNTGIELQPEVSVGYSLCNFRSFSNDVRFAKSDRLETECYKDDGFASTISTTYPSSFQSKVNPHACPSKHVLEADSYVHDPTRPSSTFRPSMELQNPNVSYPRTYEDSIVTTALPYDPDVPSINYQGPSSLGFNQGPSSLGFNQGHASFQEYSSHDSFVANVFGFSKNQLFPSLLETNTTITVDVNSGSMDFIPLPYSNQYEHSSRTSLPRHAYSDDIAAEYSKNECSDDVSFLKPSLAPIPSSEIRNNVRMSTQPSSYGTSLIKFPSLMFSSRYPTLLQARHDCQVPECENNAGFGNDVSMFKEYRHHGDSFYNENKAIEDGTFATYNYVECEHKEGQYPLHVHEPANIDYHEVSSLNPAAYQNSECLYPDHRKKRGSVFSRLALPPKVCEQESNTSPGTADINRSTSVNEVMDMLHRSHKHWRKTRTKQLVQQHDNAASFRDKKQAAKKESLAMISKEMNLKPAPFSKENSSQKTEETTFVDFRRRRVVRKNLEDGKTGNHCESLENKSASASQSKRRKLIRPNFCENESFERGISGDSPENLIPSSVGCSVSKNAVSIKASVCHENEDDISQNVKLPNAMCQTAVEGNIDKGSDSNSEQFSMESLIALRSADEDGKESSQNHGISSMTSVSCGDMRKEIEQDLSNRDLGMDGLFQERNNVSHSNHESSPKICEDNDGSGVAKSELLHNIEQINHI; encoded by the exons ATGGATGATGCGGAGCAGAATAGTGTGTTTGGAAGTTGTCCAGAGTTTGGTGCAATCTTCATTTCAAACAATTCAACCAAAAAAGAAtgtttaagaagaaaaatttttgcCCTCCCATCTTCGCAATACCACTTTGTGAAACAAGTTAAAGCTGGGATGATTCTATTCCTGTTTGAATTTGAGAGGAGAGAACTTCATGGTGTCTTTCAAGCATGCTCTGACGGTGCAATGAATATTCTGCCTCATGCATTCAGTTCATCAGGGAAGGAATTCCCTGCACAG GTAAAAGTCAACCCTATGTGGAATTGTCTGCCACTTTCAGAAAATGAATTTCGTGATGCTATCagagaaaactatttttccaGATACAAGTTTAACTTTGGACTGTCTGAAGATCAG GTTAGGAGGCTTCTATTATTGTTCAGTTTTAAGAGGTTGAAAGATCAGGCACCTCAGAGACAGTTGCCCAGAAGTAAAGTTGCTGCAAGGCCAAGTGTGTACTCTACAAGAAAACTTAGAAGAGTAGTTGATAATGATAGGTCTCTAATGAGAAACCAGGTTCTGGGCGAATGTGATGTGGACAACAATCACAGACCAGTTATTTCAACTAAGCACCATGGGGACTCTTTCTATAATGATGACAGAGCAACAGATGATGGTGGATTTGGAACATACATGGACGTGGGAGATAAGCATAAAGCAAGTGCCTTCTTAAATGAGTGTTTTCAGGATCATATGGGTAAAGTTGGAGGGAACATCGATGCCGGTGAATGCACCACAAATGATGGGTTGGAGATTGAACGGAATACTGGCATTGAGCTTCAACCCGAGGTTTCAGTTGGGTATTCTTTATGTAATTTCAGAAGCTTTTCCAATGATGTAAGGTTTGCGAAGAGTGATAGGCTTGAAACAGAATGTTATAAGGATGATGGTTTTGCTTCAACCATCTCAACAACATATCCTAGTTCTTTTCAATCTAAAGTTAATCCACATGCATGTCCTAGCAAACATGTTCTTGAAGCAGATTCATATGTTCATGACCCAACTAGACCATCCTCAACATTCCGCCCCTCAATGGAGCTGCAAAACCCTAATGTTAGTTATCCACGGACTTATGAAGATTCTATTGTTACAACTGCTCTTCCTTATGACCCCGATGTCCCTAGTATCAATTATCAGGGCCCCTCATCCTTGGGGTTCAATCAGGGCCCCTCATCCTTGGGGTTCAATCAGGGCCATGCTTCATTTCAAGAATATTCTAGTCATGATAGTTTTGTTGCTaatgtttttggtttttccaAGAATCAATTATTTCCTTCATTGTTAGAGACTAACACAACCATAACCGTTGATGTCAACTCTGGTTCTATGGATTTCATTCCATTGCCCTATTCTAATCAGTATGAACACTCCAGCAGGACTAGCCTGCCCAGACATGCCTATTCTGATGACATAGCAGCTGAATACTCTAAAAATGAATGCTCTGATGATGTTTCCTTTCTGAAGCCCTCTTTAGCACCTATTCCTTCTTCTGAAATTAGAAATAATGTCAGGATGAGTACGCAGCCATCATCTTATGGAACCAGTCTTATCAAGTTTCCTTCTCTTATGTTTTCTAGCAGGTATCCTACATTATTACAAGCGAGACATGATTGTCAAGTGCCAGAGTGTGAAAATAATGCAGGATTTGGAAATGATGTTTCTATGTTTAAAGAGTACCGGCACCATGGGGACTCTTTCTATAATGAGAACAAAGCAATTGAGGATGGCACATTTGCAACATACAATTATGTGGAATGTGAGCATAAAGAGGGCCAGTACCCGCTGCACGTTCATGAACCTGCAAACATAGACTACCATGAAGTTTCTTCTTTGAATCCTGCTGCATATCAGAATTCTGAATGCTTATATCCAGATCACCGGAAGAAAAGGGGCAGTGTGTTTTCTCGCTTAGCTTTGCCTCCTAAAGTATGTGAACAAGAAAGTAACACCTCTCCTGGCACTGCTGACATCAATAGGAGTACTTCAGTGAATGAAGTCATGGACATGCTGCACCGTAGCCACAAGCATTGGAGGAAGACAAGAACTAAACAGTTAGTCCAGCAACATGATAATGCTGCCAGCTTTAGGGATAAAAAACAGGCTGCCAAGAAGGAAAGCTTGGCTATGATCTCAAAGGAGATGAACCTGAAGCCTGCCCCATTCAGCAAGGAGAATAGCAGCCAAAAAACTGAAGAGACAACTTTTGTGGATTTCAGACGTCGTCGTGTGGTGAGAAAGAACCTTGAAGATGGTAAGACTggaaaccattgtgaaagtcTGGAGAACAAGAGTGCATCAGCTTCACAAAGTAAAAGGAGAAAATTGATTAGGCCAAACTTCTGTGAGAATGAGTCATTTGAGAGGGGCATATCAGGTGATTCTCCAGAAAATTTAATACCATCCTCAGTAGGATGTTCTGTCAGTAAAAATGCTGTAAGTATTAAGGCTTCTGTTTGCCACGAAAATGAAGATGATATATCACAAAATGTTAAATTGCCAAATGCGATGTGCCAGACTGCTGTTGAAGGCAACATTGACAAGGGAAGTGACTCAAACTCAGAACAATTCAGTATGGAAAGCTTAATTGCCCTGAGAAGTGCCGATGAAGATGGAAAAGAATCATCACAAAATCATGGCATCTCAAGTATGACTTCAGTGTCTTGTGGGGACATGCGTAAAGAAATTGAGCAAGATTTGAGTAATAGAGATTTAGGGATGGATGGATTGTTCCAAGAGCGCAATAATGTGAGCCATTCCAATCATGAGTCATCTCCAAAAATTTGTGAAGACAATGATGGTAGTGGAGTTGCAAAGAGTGAGTTGTTGCACAATATTGAACAGATCAATCACATCTAA
- the LOC18596430 gene encoding uncharacterized protein LOC18596430 isoform X2: MHVLVSKMDDAEQNSVFGSCPEFGAIFISNNSTKKECLRRKIFALPSSQYHFVKQVKAGMILFLFEFERRELHGVFQACSDGAMNILPHAFSSSGKEFPAQVKVNPMWNCLPLSENEFRDAIRENYFSRYKFNFGLSEDQVRRLLLLFSFKRLKDQAPQRQLPRSKVAARPSVYSTRKLRRVVDNDRSLMRNQVLGECDVDNNHRPVISTKHHGDSFYNDDRATDDGGFGTYMDVGDKHKASAFLNECFQDHMGKVGGNIDAGECTTNDGLEIERNTGIELQPEVSVGYSLCNFRSFSNDVRFAKSDRLETECYKDDGFASTISTTYPSSFQSKVNPHACPSKHVLEADSYVHDPTRPSSTFRPSMELQNPNVSYPRTYEDSIVTTALPYDPDVPSINYQGPSSLGFNQGPSSLGFNQGHASFQEYSSHDSFVANVFGFSKNQLFPSLLETNTTITVDVNSGSMDFIPLPYSNQYEHSSRTSLPRHAYSDDIAAEYSKNECSDDVSFLKPSLAPIPSSEIRNNVRMSTQPSSYGTSLIKFPSLMFSSRYPTLLQARHDCQVPECENNAGFGNDVSMFKEYRHHGDSFYNENKAIEDGTFATYNYVECEHKEGQYPLHVHEPANIDYHEVSSLNPAAYQNSECLYPDHRKKRGSVFSRLALPPKVCEQESNTSPGTADINRSTSVNEVMDMLHRSHKHWRKTRTKQLVQQHDNAASFRDKKQAAKKESLAMISKEMNLKPAPFSKENSSQKTEETTFVDFRRRRVVRKNLEDGKTGNHCESLENKSASASQSKRRKLIRPNFCENESFERGISGDSPENLIPSSVGCSVSKNAVSIKASVCHENEDDISQNVKLPNAMCQTAVEGNIDKGSDSNSEQFSMESLIALRSADEDGKESSQNHGISSMTSVSCGDMRKEIEQDLSNRDLGMDGLFQERNNVSHSNHESSPKICEDNDGSGVAKSELLHNIEQINHI; encoded by the exons ATG CATGTCCTTGTGAGCAAAATGGATGATGCGGAGCAGAATAGTGTGTTTGGAAGTTGTCCAGAGTTTGGTGCAATCTTCATTTCAAACAATTCAACCAAAAAAGAAtgtttaagaagaaaaatttttgcCCTCCCATCTTCGCAATACCACTTTGTGAAACAAGTTAAAGCTGGGATGATTCTATTCCTGTTTGAATTTGAGAGGAGAGAACTTCATGGTGTCTTTCAAGCATGCTCTGACGGTGCAATGAATATTCTGCCTCATGCATTCAGTTCATCAGGGAAGGAATTCCCTGCACAG GTAAAAGTCAACCCTATGTGGAATTGTCTGCCACTTTCAGAAAATGAATTTCGTGATGCTATCagagaaaactatttttccaGATACAAGTTTAACTTTGGACTGTCTGAAGATCAG GTTAGGAGGCTTCTATTATTGTTCAGTTTTAAGAGGTTGAAAGATCAGGCACCTCAGAGACAGTTGCCCAGAAGTAAAGTTGCTGCAAGGCCAAGTGTGTACTCTACAAGAAAACTTAGAAGAGTAGTTGATAATGATAGGTCTCTAATGAGAAACCAGGTTCTGGGCGAATGTGATGTGGACAACAATCACAGACCAGTTATTTCAACTAAGCACCATGGGGACTCTTTCTATAATGATGACAGAGCAACAGATGATGGTGGATTTGGAACATACATGGACGTGGGAGATAAGCATAAAGCAAGTGCCTTCTTAAATGAGTGTTTTCAGGATCATATGGGTAAAGTTGGAGGGAACATCGATGCCGGTGAATGCACCACAAATGATGGGTTGGAGATTGAACGGAATACTGGCATTGAGCTTCAACCCGAGGTTTCAGTTGGGTATTCTTTATGTAATTTCAGAAGCTTTTCCAATGATGTAAGGTTTGCGAAGAGTGATAGGCTTGAAACAGAATGTTATAAGGATGATGGTTTTGCTTCAACCATCTCAACAACATATCCTAGTTCTTTTCAATCTAAAGTTAATCCACATGCATGTCCTAGCAAACATGTTCTTGAAGCAGATTCATATGTTCATGACCCAACTAGACCATCCTCAACATTCCGCCCCTCAATGGAGCTGCAAAACCCTAATGTTAGTTATCCACGGACTTATGAAGATTCTATTGTTACAACTGCTCTTCCTTATGACCCCGATGTCCCTAGTATCAATTATCAGGGCCCCTCATCCTTGGGGTTCAATCAGGGCCCCTCATCCTTGGGGTTCAATCAGGGCCATGCTTCATTTCAAGAATATTCTAGTCATGATAGTTTTGTTGCTaatgtttttggtttttccaAGAATCAATTATTTCCTTCATTGTTAGAGACTAACACAACCATAACCGTTGATGTCAACTCTGGTTCTATGGATTTCATTCCATTGCCCTATTCTAATCAGTATGAACACTCCAGCAGGACTAGCCTGCCCAGACATGCCTATTCTGATGACATAGCAGCTGAATACTCTAAAAATGAATGCTCTGATGATGTTTCCTTTCTGAAGCCCTCTTTAGCACCTATTCCTTCTTCTGAAATTAGAAATAATGTCAGGATGAGTACGCAGCCATCATCTTATGGAACCAGTCTTATCAAGTTTCCTTCTCTTATGTTTTCTAGCAGGTATCCTACATTATTACAAGCGAGACATGATTGTCAAGTGCCAGAGTGTGAAAATAATGCAGGATTTGGAAATGATGTTTCTATGTTTAAAGAGTACCGGCACCATGGGGACTCTTTCTATAATGAGAACAAAGCAATTGAGGATGGCACATTTGCAACATACAATTATGTGGAATGTGAGCATAAAGAGGGCCAGTACCCGCTGCACGTTCATGAACCTGCAAACATAGACTACCATGAAGTTTCTTCTTTGAATCCTGCTGCATATCAGAATTCTGAATGCTTATATCCAGATCACCGGAAGAAAAGGGGCAGTGTGTTTTCTCGCTTAGCTTTGCCTCCTAAAGTATGTGAACAAGAAAGTAACACCTCTCCTGGCACTGCTGACATCAATAGGAGTACTTCAGTGAATGAAGTCATGGACATGCTGCACCGTAGCCACAAGCATTGGAGGAAGACAAGAACTAAACAGTTAGTCCAGCAACATGATAATGCTGCCAGCTTTAGGGATAAAAAACAGGCTGCCAAGAAGGAAAGCTTGGCTATGATCTCAAAGGAGATGAACCTGAAGCCTGCCCCATTCAGCAAGGAGAATAGCAGCCAAAAAACTGAAGAGACAACTTTTGTGGATTTCAGACGTCGTCGTGTGGTGAGAAAGAACCTTGAAGATGGTAAGACTggaaaccattgtgaaagtcTGGAGAACAAGAGTGCATCAGCTTCACAAAGTAAAAGGAGAAAATTGATTAGGCCAAACTTCTGTGAGAATGAGTCATTTGAGAGGGGCATATCAGGTGATTCTCCAGAAAATTTAATACCATCCTCAGTAGGATGTTCTGTCAGTAAAAATGCTGTAAGTATTAAGGCTTCTGTTTGCCACGAAAATGAAGATGATATATCACAAAATGTTAAATTGCCAAATGCGATGTGCCAGACTGCTGTTGAAGGCAACATTGACAAGGGAAGTGACTCAAACTCAGAACAATTCAGTATGGAAAGCTTAATTGCCCTGAGAAGTGCCGATGAAGATGGAAAAGAATCATCACAAAATCATGGCATCTCAAGTATGACTTCAGTGTCTTGTGGGGACATGCGTAAAGAAATTGAGCAAGATTTGAGTAATAGAGATTTAGGGATGGATGGATTGTTCCAAGAGCGCAATAATGTGAGCCATTCCAATCATGAGTCATCTCCAAAAATTTGTGAAGACAATGATGGTAGTGGAGTTGCAAAGAGTGAGTTGTTGCACAATATTGAACAGATCAATCACATCTAA